From a region of the Cenarchaeum symbiont of Oopsacas minuta genome:
- a CDS encoding ATP-binding protein, whose protein sequence is MKIAAFFSGGKDSTYAIYLAKKLGHDLSCLITAKPHSAESKILHHPNINLTSLQAKSIGVPHLVSKVGLENESDLVKSMLNKAVSKYGIKGVVHGGIASVYQKRWFDAVCDFADVKPIGPVWGAKPVQYMSSLLYSKFSFMITAVSAGGLDESWLGCKIDQKSLKRLCILSAKHGFNLNFEGGEAETLVLDCPLFSRPLCIGKAKSVWDGYRGIFEIEEAYLGDHARGSKDKPAGCY, encoded by the coding sequence ATGAAGATAGCTGCATTCTTTTCTGGCGGTAAGGATAGTACATATGCCATTTACTTGGCTAAAAAACTCGGTCATGATCTATCATGTCTGATAACTGCAAAACCCCACTCTGCAGAGAGTAAGATTTTGCATCATCCAAACATAAATCTTACATCATTGCAAGCAAAATCGATCGGGGTTCCACATCTTGTCTCAAAAGTAGGTTTAGAGAATGAATCTGATCTTGTAAAATCCATGTTGAATAAAGCTGTATCAAAATATGGAATAAAAGGTGTTGTACACGGTGGAATTGCAAGTGTCTATCAAAAGAGATGGTTTGATGCTGTATGTGATTTTGCAGATGTAAAACCAATTGGACCTGTATGGGGTGCAAAACCTGTACAATACATGTCATCTTTACTTTATTCAAAATTCTCGTTTATGATAACTGCAGTATCTGCTGGTGGACTAGATGAGTCATGGCTGGGATGCAAAATTGATCAAAAATCCCTGAAAAGACTATGTATCTTGTCTGCAAAGCATGGTTTCAATCTAAACTTTGAAGGAGGTGAGGCAGAGACACTAGTCTTGGACTGTCCTTTGTTTTCAAGACCCTTGTGTATAGGCAAGGCAAAGTCAGTATGGGATGGATATCGGGGAATATTTGAAATAGAAGAGGCATATCTTGGGGATCATGCTAGAGGATCTAAAGACAAACCTGCAGGCTGCTATTAA
- a CDS encoding pseudouridine synthase, with translation MLNDNYEKALIVSKKITAQYDICDSCLGRSFAKNLSLSSPRRLGKKLRKEIRSIACKKCYICRGLFDDMKYANNLVLESASKYDFKTFLLGVTMRPSVVDRDDFIRSKFQLIGAESIKSAFAHDLSKMLSCNTKTTSRIESPDLFLTVNLRTGSTYARSKPVYVSGRYLKKERGLSQKLVKCLECNESGCKKCSGTKSIEAYISKYLCKIFLAERAKITWVGGEDKSSLILGSGRPFFAKLVNPKKRKPRMLKHHILEDNLTLLCLKNIKSAPKMPIKFHSIIEVSIKTKENILAQRLKLFDEIAGSTIAVYEKSRRNEKRVYSIRYKKTAPKSLSVTIKVDGGLPIKKFVTGDTVFPNISDLLETPCTCEYFDFHGVEVTA, from the coding sequence ATGTTGAATGACAATTACGAGAAAGCGCTCATCGTATCCAAAAAAATAACTGCACAATATGATATCTGTGATTCATGTCTTGGGAGGTCTTTTGCAAAAAATCTCTCACTCTCTTCACCGCGTCGCCTTGGGAAAAAACTCCGCAAGGAGATTAGATCCATAGCATGTAAAAAATGCTACATTTGTCGTGGGCTTTTTGATGATATGAAATATGCAAATAACCTAGTACTCGAATCTGCATCAAAATATGATTTCAAGACATTTTTACTTGGCGTGACAATGCGACCATCGGTTGTAGATAGGGATGATTTTATACGATCAAAGTTTCAACTGATTGGCGCAGAGAGTATAAAATCTGCATTTGCACATGATCTCTCAAAGATGCTCTCTTGCAACACAAAAACAACATCTCGTATAGAATCTCCAGATCTATTCCTTACCGTAAACCTGAGAACTGGATCTACATATGCAAGATCCAAACCAGTATACGTCTCTGGACGATATTTGAAAAAAGAGCGTGGCCTATCACAAAAACTTGTAAAATGTTTGGAATGCAACGAAAGTGGATGTAAAAAATGCTCTGGAACAAAGAGTATAGAGGCGTATATCTCTAAATATTTGTGCAAGATATTTCTCGCAGAGCGTGCTAAAATTACGTGGGTCGGAGGCGAAGATAAATCTAGCCTGATACTTGGGAGTGGCAGACCATTTTTTGCCAAACTTGTAAACCCAAAAAAACGCAAACCTCGTATGCTAAAACACCATATACTAGAAGATAATCTAACTCTACTGTGCTTGAAAAATATAAAATCTGCTCCAAAGATGCCGATAAAATTCCATTCTATAATAGAGGTGTCGATAAAAACCAAAGAAAATATTCTTGCTCAAAGATTAAAACTTTTTGATGAAATAGCTGGCTCGACTATAGCTGTATATGAAAAATCCCGACGTAATGAAAAAAGAGTCTACTCTATACGATACAAAAAAACCGCCCCAAAGTCACTCTCTGTGACCATAAAGGTAGATGGGGGGCTACCGATAAAAAAATTCGTGACAGGTGATACCGTATTTCCAAATATATCTGATTTACTAGAGACTCCATGCACATGCGAATACTTTGATTTTCATGGCGTAGAGGTGACCGCATAA
- a CDS encoding signal recognition particle — protein sequence MLEDLKTNLQAAIKKLVNSSGIDEDLIKQLVHDVQIALLQGDVETKLVLDVTENIKNRAITEKPPPGLPRKDHIVKILYDELAGLLGKDSEFEFNPDKVNRVLMLGIQGSGKTTVSSKLAKYLTGQGYKVGVIGADTFRPGALAQLRTMCDKAGVKVYGDESNKDSADVVKKGLHHFKDDDLNIILIDTAGRHKEETDLLDEMKQISKVSDPDLALLVIDGTIGRQCSAQATAFHKIVPVGGIVITKLDSTSKGGGALAASAATGAHIMYIGTGERVDDLEKFSPTRFVGRMLGMGDVQAILDMAKRLESESDDVRMKRISRGKMNMDDFYYQLEEVGKIGLKSILESVSDTGDTVQGGELDKLETRMYKWRFIIQSMNKKEKDDPDLLNASRIERIARGSGQTRQEVKEMMKNYKNSKGMLKASKGRSMQGLMRKMGLR from the coding sequence ATGCTAGAGGATCTAAAGACAAACCTGCAGGCTGCTATTAAAAAGCTAGTCAACTCTTCTGGAATTGATGAGGATCTCATAAAACAACTAGTACATGATGTTCAAATTGCACTGCTACAAGGTGACGTTGAAACAAAGCTTGTACTCGATGTTACAGAAAATATCAAAAATAGAGCCATAACAGAAAAACCACCTCCAGGACTACCACGCAAGGATCATATAGTTAAAATCTTGTACGATGAGCTTGCAGGACTCTTGGGAAAAGACTCTGAATTTGAGTTTAACCCTGATAAAGTAAATCGTGTCTTAATGCTTGGAATACAAGGAAGCGGTAAAACTACCGTATCATCAAAGCTTGCAAAATATCTTACAGGGCAAGGATACAAGGTTGGTGTCATCGGTGCAGACACATTCAGACCTGGCGCACTTGCACAATTACGTACAATGTGTGATAAAGCTGGCGTCAAAGTATACGGTGATGAATCAAACAAAGACTCTGCAGACGTTGTAAAAAAAGGACTGCACCATTTTAAAGATGATGATCTAAACATTATACTCATTGATACTGCTGGTCGACACAAAGAAGAGACTGACTTGCTAGATGAGATGAAACAGATCAGTAAAGTCTCAGATCCTGATCTTGCATTGCTTGTAATAGATGGTACCATAGGAAGACAGTGCTCTGCACAGGCAACTGCATTTCATAAAATAGTTCCAGTAGGTGGTATTGTAATAACAAAACTTGACAGTACTTCCAAAGGAGGTGGAGCACTTGCAGCTTCGGCAGCCACTGGTGCGCATATAATGTACATTGGAACTGGAGAGAGAGTTGATGATCTTGAAAAATTCTCGCCCACAAGATTCGTGGGACGTATGCTCGGAATGGGTGATGTGCAAGCCATACTAGATATGGCAAAACGACTAGAGTCAGAAAGTGACGATGTTCGTATGAAGCGTATATCTAGAGGCAAAATGAATATGGATGATTTTTACTATCAGTTAGAAGAGGTAGGAAAGATTGGACTCAAAAGTATCTTGGAAAGTGTATCTGACACTGGTGACACAGTACAGGGTGGAGAATTGGATAAACTAGAGACGCGCATGTACAAATGGAGGTTTATCATACAGAGTATGAACAAAAAAGAGAAAGATGATCCAGATCTGTTAAACGCCTCACGAATAGAACGTATAGCAAGAGGGTCAGGACAGACGCGACAAGAAGTAAAAGAGATGATGAAAAATTACAAAAATTCAAAGGGCATGCTAAAGGCATCAAAAGGCAGATCGATGCAAGGGCTAATGCGCAAAATGGGTCTAAGATAA
- a CDS encoding translation initiation factor IF-5A translates to MSKPADLGSLKIGSYILLPVSDQPTGEPCRISEYDTSKPGKHGAAKARIVGVGIFDGQKRPHVGPVSMQIHVPLIDKRIGQVISITGDVIQLMDSETFETIDVGTIEDEIKGTVENGQNVEYWKVLEKTKIMRVKG, encoded by the coding sequence ATGAGCAAGCCTGCAGACTTGGGTTCGTTAAAGATCGGTTCGTACATACTCCTTCCTGTATCAGATCAACCAACTGGAGAACCATGTAGAATCTCTGAATATGATACTAGCAAGCCTGGCAAACATGGTGCTGCAAAGGCACGTATAGTGGGAGTTGGAATATTTGACGGACAGAAAAGACCACACGTGGGTCCTGTAAGTATGCAAATTCATGTGCCGCTTATAGACAAGAGGATAGGTCAGGTAATCTCAATTACTGGAGATGTGATACAACTGATGGACTCGGAAACTTTTGAGACCATAGATGTGGGAACGATTGAAGATGAGATAAAGGGAACTGTTGAAAACGGACAAAATGTAGAATATTGGAAAGTCTTGGAAAAGACAAAAATAATGCGCGTTAAAGGATAA